One Qipengyuania gaetbuli genomic region harbors:
- the lnt gene encoding apolipoprotein N-acyltransferase — MDSLTGLLTRYPFRSAFVLGLVAALGFPPLHFWPLALAGMAFFVKLLSERGTARGAFLAGWLFGLAHFTLTNNWIATAFTFQAEMPAWLGWLAVPLLCLYLAVWPGLASLGAWLLARRGGTVAFALAFGAFWIAGEWFKSWMFTGYAWGPFSLALLGGWSTPGAAVVLPFTGTYALSGIAATLSGLLAWMVAGRRWAVLGGTLAVLTFAMFLPAGEGREGTLPLTLVQPDLKQEDIDDPSKFEAQFLTIASLSLPQRDVERRLVLWPESGVPDYLRDGYPQRYYDRMTAAGDPAFARFRIGQAIGEGSLLLTGATDLEIGEVDGYRRATGAYNTITPIEADGTLGPRYSKAHLVPYGEYLPMREILEPLGLSRLVAGTIDFIPGPGPQTIDLGPYGKAGMQICYEIVFSGEVAERGKRPDYIFNPSNDGWFGSWGPPQHLAQARMRAIEEGLPVLRSTTTGISAVIDARGVVRDHIGRAEADRIDGYVPPASAPTPFSRLGHWLTLIWTIALLGGSLVAMRAKGRYLSQDT, encoded by the coding sequence ATGGACAGTCTTACCGGCTTGCTCACCCGCTACCCGTTCCGCAGCGCCTTCGTGCTCGGGCTGGTGGCCGCTCTCGGCTTTCCGCCGCTGCATTTCTGGCCGCTGGCACTGGCCGGCATGGCGTTCTTCGTGAAACTGCTGAGCGAGCGGGGCACGGCGCGTGGAGCCTTCCTCGCGGGCTGGCTGTTCGGCCTTGCGCATTTCACGCTCACCAACAACTGGATCGCGACTGCCTTCACCTTCCAGGCCGAAATGCCTGCCTGGCTGGGCTGGCTCGCCGTGCCGCTCCTGTGCCTCTACCTTGCTGTCTGGCCGGGTCTTGCCTCGCTCGGGGCATGGTTGCTCGCGCGGCGCGGCGGGACGGTCGCCTTTGCGCTCGCTTTCGGCGCATTCTGGATCGCTGGCGAATGGTTCAAGAGCTGGATGTTCACCGGCTATGCCTGGGGACCCTTCTCGCTCGCCCTGCTTGGCGGTTGGAGCACGCCGGGTGCAGCGGTGGTTCTGCCGTTTACCGGGACCTATGCCCTGTCGGGCATTGCCGCGACCCTGAGTGGGCTGCTGGCATGGATGGTCGCCGGCCGGCGGTGGGCCGTGCTTGGCGGGACACTGGCCGTCCTCACCTTCGCCATGTTCCTGCCAGCCGGGGAGGGGCGGGAGGGCACGCTGCCGCTGACGCTCGTCCAGCCGGATCTGAAGCAGGAGGATATCGACGATCCTTCGAAGTTCGAGGCCCAGTTCCTCACCATCGCCAGCCTCAGCCTGCCGCAGCGCGATGTCGAAAGGCGGCTCGTCCTGTGGCCTGAAAGCGGTGTGCCCGACTACCTGCGCGACGGCTATCCGCAGCGCTATTACGACCGCATGACCGCTGCCGGCGACCCGGCCTTCGCGCGATTCCGCATCGGCCAGGCGATTGGCGAAGGCTCGCTGTTGCTGACTGGCGCGACCGACCTCGAAATCGGCGAGGTCGATGGCTACCGGCGGGCAACCGGCGCCTACAACACCATCACCCCCATCGAGGCGGACGGGACGCTGGGGCCGCGCTACTCCAAGGCGCATCTGGTGCCCTACGGCGAATATCTGCCGATGCGCGAAATCCTCGAGCCGCTTGGCCTTTCGCGGTTGGTGGCCGGCACGATCGACTTCATTCCAGGACCCGGGCCGCAGACCATCGACCTTGGCCCCTATGGCAAGGCAGGCATGCAGATCTGCTACGAAATCGTCTTCAGCGGCGAAGTGGCGGAGCGGGGCAAGCGTCCCGATTACATCTTCAACCCTTCCAACGACGGCTGGTTTGGTAGCTGGGGTCCGCCTCAGCATCTCGCGCAGGCGCGGATGCGCGCGATCGAGGAGGGTCTGCCGGTGTTGCGCTCGACCACGACCGGCATAAGTGCGGTGATCGATGCGCGCGGCGTGGTGCGCGATCACATTGGACGCGCTGAAGCCGACCGTATCGATGGCTATGTCCCTCCCGCAAGTGCGCCGACGCCATTCTCCCGGTTAGGTCACTGGCTCACGCTGATCTGGACGATTGCTCTGCTGGGCGGATCGCTTGTTGCCATGCGCGCCAAGGGGCGTTACCTGTCCCAAGACACATAA
- a CDS encoding DUF4167 domain-containing protein, which translates to MNNNRNNRRRGRGNRNQGGANSANRIDSRARGNAPQLLDKYKKLAQDAQHNGDRVQAEYYLQFADHYFRVIADNKARQEESKGKRDDRSSDDEDDGEDEGDDRRGNRRQRSRRDDDQQGGRGRKQRDGNDDGRDDRDNDIEADEKPKKRRGPKKAPRAVEGEPGVEGEIDVAVLPPAFGSNDDDSDESPAPRRRRRKSEDAESAVG; encoded by the coding sequence TTGAACAACAATCGCAATAACCGTCGTCGCGGTCGCGGCAACCGGAATCAGGGCGGGGCAAATTCCGCCAACCGGATCGACAGCCGTGCCAGGGGCAATGCACCCCAGCTGCTCGACAAGTACAAGAAGCTTGCCCAGGACGCCCAGCACAATGGCGACCGCGTGCAGGCCGAATACTACCTGCAGTTCGCCGACCACTACTTCCGCGTGATCGCCGACAACAAGGCGCGCCAGGAAGAGTCCAAGGGCAAGCGCGACGACCGCTCCTCCGATGACGAGGATGATGGCGAAGACGAGGGCGACGACCGCCGCGGCAACCGCCGCCAGCGTTCGCGCCGCGACGACGACCAGCAGGGCGGCCGCGGGCGCAAGCAGCGCGACGGCAATGACGACGGCCGCGATGACCGGGACAATGACATCGAGGCCGATGAAAAGCCCAAGAAGCGCCGCGGCCCCAAGAAAGCGCCGCGCGCCGTCGAGGGTGAACCGGGCGTCGAAGGCGAAATCGACGTGGCGGTGCTGCCGCCGGCCTTCGGCTCCAACGATGACGACAGCGACGAGAGCCCGGCTCCGCGCCGCCGTCGCCGCAAGAGCGAAGACGCCGAAAGCGCCGTCGGCTGA
- the prmC gene encoding peptide chain release factor N(5)-glutamine methyltransferase: MTETVADAIRTAAERLAATSDTARLDAELLMAHALGLPRSRMLITMMREAPAPAFAGLVERRAAREPVAHITGEQEFFGLPLRVTSETLVPRGDSEVLVEAALELKPDAARVLDLGTGTGALLLAILSHCKAQGVATDRSSGALAVARDNAERLGLSARTRFVERDWTQAGWTDGLGQFDLVLCNPPYVEDDAALEPDVRDYEPASALFAGPEGLDDYRVIIPQLGKLLNPGGVTVLEIGSSQADAVAALARDSGFDVTLRHDLAGRPRALILR; the protein is encoded by the coding sequence ATGACTGAGACGGTCGCGGATGCGATCCGCACTGCTGCGGAACGGCTTGCCGCCACCAGCGATACCGCGCGTCTCGATGCCGAATTGCTGATGGCGCACGCGCTGGGTTTGCCGCGCTCGCGGATGCTGATCACCATGATGCGCGAAGCACCTGCGCCTGCTTTTGCCGGGCTAGTCGAACGCCGTGCCGCGCGCGAGCCGGTCGCACACATAACTGGCGAGCAGGAATTCTTCGGCCTGCCGCTGCGCGTGACTTCGGAAACGCTGGTGCCGCGCGGGGATAGCGAGGTGCTGGTCGAGGCGGCGCTCGAGTTAAAACCAGATGCCGCGCGCGTGCTCGACTTGGGCACGGGGACTGGCGCGCTGCTGCTCGCCATCCTGTCCCACTGCAAAGCGCAAGGGGTGGCGACCGACCGTTCTTCCGGCGCCCTTGCCGTGGCGCGCGACAATGCGGAGCGGCTGGGGCTTTCCGCGCGCACCCGCTTCGTGGAGCGCGACTGGACGCAGGCGGGCTGGACCGACGGGCTCGGCCAGTTCGACCTCGTGCTGTGCAACCCGCCTTATGTGGAAGACGATGCCGCGCTCGAACCCGATGTGCGCGATTACGAGCCGGCCTCCGCTCTTTTCGCCGGCCCGGAAGGACTTGACGACTATCGCGTGATCATCCCGCAGCTTGGCAAGCTTTTAAATCCGGGCGGGGTGACAGTACTCGAAATCGGCTCGAGTCAAGCAGATGCGGTCGCGGCATTGGCACGCGACTCGGGCTTCGATGTGACCCTGCGCCACGACCTTGCCGGACGCCCCCGGGCACTGATTCTCAGATAA
- the hisS gene encoding histidine--tRNA ligase has translation MSKTPQAIRGTQDIFGPDAEAFAFVVETFERVRKLYRFRRVEMPVFEKTEVFSRAIGETTDVVSKEMYSFDDRGGESLTLRPEFTAGIARAYLSNGWQQHAPLKVATHGPLFRYERPQKGRYRQFHQIDAEILGAAEPQADVELLAMADQIIRELGIEGVTLHLNTLGDGDSREAWRGALVEHFRAVKGELSEDSQERLEKNPLRILDSKDPRDRRFVADAPKIDAYLSEDARAFFDAVTAGLDAAGVKWTRAESLVRGLDYYRHTAFEFIPDEGSEAAGKLGSQSTILGGGRYDGLMESLGGSPTPAVGWAAGIERLAMLVGDKGEPNADVIVVVENDDLIQRAIAAIGKIRAGGHSAELMASGSPRKRFDKAVKAGADKIVAFDLRDGVEHVRIKADDHARSAIEKLLD, from the coding sequence ATGTCGAAAACACCACAGGCCATTCGCGGCACGCAGGATATCTTCGGTCCCGATGCGGAAGCATTCGCTTTCGTCGTCGAAACCTTCGAGCGCGTGCGCAAGCTCTATCGCTTCCGCCGGGTCGAAATGCCCGTGTTCGAGAAGACCGAGGTGTTCAGCCGCGCCATCGGCGAAACGACCGATGTCGTCTCGAAGGAGATGTATTCCTTCGATGATCGCGGCGGGGAATCGCTCACCCTGCGCCCCGAATTCACCGCCGGCATCGCGCGCGCCTATCTGTCGAATGGCTGGCAGCAGCATGCGCCGCTCAAAGTTGCCACGCATGGCCCGCTCTTCCGTTACGAGCGCCCGCAGAAGGGCCGTTATCGCCAGTTCCACCAGATCGATGCCGAGATTCTCGGCGCCGCCGAGCCGCAGGCCGATGTCGAACTGCTCGCCATGGCCGACCAAATCATCCGCGAACTGGGGATCGAGGGCGTGACGCTCCACCTCAACACGCTGGGCGACGGCGACAGCCGCGAAGCCTGGCGCGGCGCGCTGGTCGAGCATTTCCGCGCTGTGAAGGGCGAGCTGAGCGAAGATTCGCAGGAGCGGCTCGAAAAGAACCCGCTGCGCATCCTCGACAGCAAGGACCCGCGCGACAGGCGTTTCGTGGCTGATGCGCCGAAGATCGACGCTTACCTGTCGGAAGACGCTCGCGCTTTCTTTGATGCTGTCACTGCGGGCCTCGATGCGGCGGGTGTGAAGTGGACGCGCGCGGAAAGCCTCGTGCGCGGCCTCGATTATTATCGCCACACCGCCTTCGAGTTCATTCCCGACGAAGGCAGCGAGGCCGCAGGCAAGCTCGGCAGCCAGAGCACCATCCTTGGCGGCGGACGCTATGACGGGCTGATGGAAAGCCTCGGCGGATCGCCCACGCCCGCCGTCGGCTGGGCGGCCGGGATCGAGCGCCTCGCGATGCTGGTCGGCGACAAGGGTGAGCCCAATGCCGACGTCATCGTGGTGGTCGAAAACGATGATCTCATCCAGCGCGCGATCGCGGCCATCGGCAAGATCAGGGCCGGCGGCCACTCGGCCGAACTCATGGCGAGCGGAAGTCCGCGCAAGCGTTTCGACAAGGCCGTGAAGGCGGGGGCCGACAAGATCGTCGCCTTCGATCTTCGCGACGGCGTGGAACACGTGCGCATCAAGGCGGACGACCATGCGCGCAGTGCCATCGAGAAGCTGCTTGACTGA
- the ppa gene encoding inorganic diphosphatase, with protein MRIDKIPVGDNPPESLNVIIEVPTGGEPVKYEFDKESGALFVDRILHTPMRYPANYGFVPHTLSPDGDPLDALVISRSPFIPGCVVRARPIGVLNLEDEHGGDEKLICVPVDTTFPYYSDVGETKDLPSIIFQQIEHFFTHYKDLEAEKWVRVGAWGDAAEARKIVIEAIERYEAGE; from the coding sequence ATGCGCATCGACAAGATCCCCGTTGGCGACAATCCGCCCGAGAGCCTCAACGTCATCATCGAAGTGCCCACCGGCGGCGAACCGGTGAAGTACGAATTCGACAAGGAAAGCGGCGCGCTGTTCGTCGACCGCATCCTGCACACGCCGATGCGCTACCCGGCGAACTACGGCTTCGTGCCCCACACGCTGTCGCCCGATGGCGACCCGCTGGACGCGCTGGTCATCTCGCGCTCGCCCTTCATCCCGGGCTGCGTCGTTCGTGCCCGCCCGATCGGCGTGCTCAACCTCGAAGACGAGCATGGCGGCGATGAAAAGCTGATCTGCGTGCCGGTCGACACGACTTTCCCCTATTACTCGGACGTCGGCGAGACGAAGGACCTCCCGTCCATCATCTTCCAGCAGATCGAGCACTTCTTCACGCACTACAAGGATCTGGAAGCCGAAAAGTGGGTCCGCGTCGGCGCTTGGGGCGATGCAGCCGAAGCGCGCAAGATCGTGATCGAAGCGATCGAGCGTTACGAAGCGGGCGAGTAA
- the prfA gene encoding peptide chain release factor 1 — MQVPAERLDQIANRFAELEARMASGQLEGDAFVQASRDYAELEPVAKIAAEVKAAREEIDSLEEMLTDPEMKAMAEEELAALRKRLPEAERQLAIAMLPRDNADNKPAMLEIRAGTGGDEAALFAGDLYRMYERYAAEQGWKVEPVSMSASEVGGFKEIVANVTGTGVFAKLKFESGVHRVQRVPETESGGRIHTSAATVAVLPEPDEVDVQIDPGDLKIDVYRASGAGGQHVNTTDSAVRITHLPTNTVVTCQDGRSQHKNREKAMQVLRTRLYDAQREATQGAEAEARKAMVGSGDRSERIRTYNYPQGRVTDHRIGLTLQKLPQIIAGPGLGELVDALIAEDEAKRLAAMND; from the coding sequence ATGCAGGTTCCTGCCGAACGCCTTGACCAGATTGCCAACCGCTTCGCCGAACTCGAAGCGCGCATGGCCTCGGGCCAGCTGGAAGGCGATGCCTTCGTCCAGGCGAGCCGCGACTATGCCGAGCTCGAACCGGTGGCGAAGATCGCTGCCGAGGTGAAGGCCGCTCGCGAGGAGATCGATAGCCTCGAGGAGATGCTGACCGATCCCGAGATGAAGGCGATGGCCGAGGAAGAGCTAGCGGCATTGCGCAAGCGCCTGCCCGAGGCGGAACGCCAGCTGGCCATCGCCATGCTGCCGCGCGACAATGCCGACAACAAGCCGGCCATGCTGGAAATCCGCGCGGGGACCGGCGGCGACGAGGCGGCGCTGTTCGCCGGCGATCTCTATCGCATGTACGAACGTTATGCCGCCGAACAGGGCTGGAAGGTCGAGCCGGTCAGCATGAGCGCGTCCGAAGTCGGCGGTTTCAAGGAAATCGTCGCCAACGTCACCGGCACGGGCGTGTTTGCCAAGCTCAAGTTCGAAAGCGGCGTGCACCGCGTCCAGCGCGTGCCCGAGACGGAAAGCGGAGGGCGCATCCATACCTCCGCAGCGACGGTCGCCGTGTTGCCCGAACCAGACGAGGTCGACGTACAGATCGATCCGGGCGACCTCAAGATCGACGTCTACCGTGCCAGCGGTGCGGGCGGCCAGCACGTCAACACCACCGACAGCGCGGTACGCATCACGCACCTGCCGACCAATACGGTCGTCACCTGCCAGGATGGCCGCAGCCAGCACAAGAACCGCGAGAAGGCGATGCAGGTGCTGCGCACCCGCCTCTACGATGCCCAGCGCGAGGCGACGCAGGGCGCGGAGGCCGAGGCGCGCAAGGCGATGGTCGGCAGCGGCGACCGCTCGGAACGCATCCGCACCTATAATTACCCGCAAGGGCGCGTGACCGACCACCGCATCGGCCTGACCTTGCAGAAGCTGCCGCAGATCATCGCCGGGCCGGGCCTTGGCGAACTGGTCGACGCGCTGATCGCCGAGGACGAGGCCAAGCGGCTCGCCGCGATGAATGACTGA
- a CDS encoding mechanosensitive ion channel family protein yields the protein MRALLASLALLAATPAGAILPELSQEGSEAAAPVEAPVQQIDDTIDEGADDRIAERIRGIFAELPAFSEVEVSVRQGVVSLGGTVPRQEDIARAEAIAGRVSGVVTVENDLQRDLSISSQGEGLSSLADRWSGFVAMLPLIALALAVWGVIALVGYIIAGLGVLWHKLAPNNFLAELIASAIRFVFIVGGLVVALDMVGAGALLGAVLGGAGVIGLALGFALRDTIENYVASLMLSLRQPFRANDWVQIDQLEGRVIRLTSRATILMTLDGNHLRIPNSQVFKAVITNFTRNPNRRFEFDLGVDADDDARAARQLGRDTLAALDFVLDDPPAEARIVEVGDSNVVIRFLGWIDQTKTDWWKAQSQAIPAVKDALEEAGFGLPEPIYRLRFDPRSATLPFENRAEGTSEKEQQAAKKVRQVSAAPPEEDVRPVDEIVEMVEQERRQAGGEQDKDLLDRSRPVE from the coding sequence ATGAGGGCGCTCCTCGCCTCGCTCGCGCTGCTTGCGGCGACGCCAGCGGGTGCGATCTTGCCCGAGCTCTCGCAGGAAGGCAGCGAGGCCGCCGCCCCTGTCGAGGCCCCCGTCCAGCAGATCGACGACACCATCGACGAGGGCGCGGACGACAGAATTGCAGAGCGGATCCGCGGCATCTTTGCCGAACTCCCGGCCTTTTCGGAGGTCGAGGTGTCGGTCCGCCAGGGCGTCGTCTCGCTCGGCGGCACGGTACCGCGACAGGAAGACATCGCCCGCGCCGAAGCGATCGCCGGGCGCGTCTCGGGCGTGGTGACGGTCGAGAACGACTTGCAGCGCGACCTGTCCATTTCCTCGCAGGGCGAAGGGCTGTCGAGCCTTGCCGACCGCTGGTCCGGCTTCGTCGCGATGCTGCCGCTGATTGCGCTGGCGCTTGCCGTGTGGGGCGTGATCGCGCTGGTCGGCTACATCATCGCCGGGCTGGGGGTGCTGTGGCACAAGCTCGCGCCCAACAACTTCCTTGCCGAACTCATCGCCAGTGCCATCCGTTTCGTCTTCATCGTGGGCGGCCTCGTGGTGGCGCTCGACATGGTCGGGGCGGGCGCACTGCTCGGCGCGGTGCTGGGCGGGGCCGGCGTTATCGGCCTCGCGCTCGGCTTTGCGCTGCGCGATACGATCGAGAACTACGTCGCCTCGCTGATGCTGTCCTTGCGCCAGCCCTTCCGCGCCAACGACTGGGTGCAGATCGACCAGCTGGAAGGCCGCGTCATCCGCCTGACCAGCCGCGCGACAATCCTCATGACGCTCGACGGCAATCACTTGCGCATCCCCAACAGCCAGGTGTTCAAGGCGGTCATCACCAATTTCACCCGCAATCCGAACCGGCGCTTCGAATTCGATCTCGGCGTGGATGCGGACGACGATGCGCGCGCGGCGCGGCAGCTGGGCCGCGATACGCTGGCGGCGCTCGACTTCGTGCTCGACGACCCGCCTGCCGAAGCGCGGATTGTCGAAGTGGGCGATTCGAACGTGGTGATCCGCTTCCTCGGCTGGATCGACCAGACCAAGACCGATTGGTGGAAGGCGCAAAGCCAGGCGATCCCGGCGGTGAAGGATGCTCTGGAAGAGGCCGGCTTCGGACTGCCGGAGCCGATCTACCGCCTGCGGTTCGACCCGCGTTCGGCCACTCTGCCGTTCGAGAACCGTGCGGAAGGCACGAGCGAGAAGGAACAGCAGGCGGCGAAGAAAGTGCGGCAGGTAAGTGCCGCGCCGCCCGAAGAGGACGTGCGGCCGGTCGACGAGATCGTCGAGATGGTCGAGCAGGAACGTCGTCAGGCGGGCGGCGAGCAGGACAAGGACCTGCTCGACCGCTCACGCCCGGTGGAATGA